A genomic stretch from Engraulis encrasicolus isolate BLACKSEA-1 chromosome 12, IST_EnEncr_1.0, whole genome shotgun sequence includes:
- the LOC134460328 gene encoding uncharacterized protein LOC134460328, with protein sequence MGQAGTEERQSQFRTTSRTSASHKSSRSSTWTSASIAATRARAKAEAAKAKLSFAEKEAAIMRGIAEIDARLHVLQQEKAAAAASTEAAIYRVCGSSKHTSAMHPGPVAWSSFRHTGHSPGKDQSGEQGREQSGEIGVEALPVVTSKSTEIGGDSERAHKRCSASSWSSSCNSCNSPGSSSCATVSPASSCATVSPASPSSLVTVSSASSRARVSSASPSSYATVSPASSCATVSSASPSSFVTVSPASSSYATVSSASPSSFVTVSPASFCATVSSASPSSCMTVSPASSCATVSSASPSSCMTVSPASSCATVSSATPPPA encoded by the exons ATGGGCCAGGCCGGTACAGAGGAGCGCCAGTCTCAGTTCAGGACAACATCCCGAACTTCGGCGTCACACAAGTCCTCCAGATCGTCAACCTGGACATCTGCCAGCATCGCTGCAACGAGAGCCAGAGCTAAGGCTGAAGCAGCAAAAGCCAAGCTATCCTTTGCAGAGAAAGAGGCAGCAATAATGAGAGGAATTGCTGAAATAGATGCTCGTCTTCATGTGTTACAGCAAGAgaaagcagcagctgcagcatcaACTGAGGCAGCCATCTACAGAGTGTGTGGCAGCAGCAAGCATACCTCAGCAATGCATCCAGGTCCAGTGGCGTGGTCATCCTTTAGGCACACTGGACACTCACCTGGGAAAGACCAGAGCggggagcaaggaagagagcaaagCGGGGAGATTGGTGTTGAAGCACTGCCTGTTGTCACTTCCAAGTCTACAGAGATAGGTGGCGACAGCGAAAGGGCACACAAGCGATGCAGCGCGTCTTCTTGGAGCAGCAGCTGCAATTCCTGCAACAGCCCTGGCTCCTCCTCCTGTGCCACggtgtcaccagccagctcctgcgccacggtgtcaccagccagcccctcctccttagTCACGGTGTCATCTGCCAGCTCCCGCGCCAgagtgtcatcagccagcccctcctcctacgccacggtgtcaccagccagctcctgcgccacggtgtcatcagccagcccctcctccttcgtcacggtgtcacctgccagctcctcctacgccacggtgtcatcagccagcccctcctccttcgtcacggtgtcacctgccagcttctgcgccacggtgtcatcagccagcccctcctcctgcatgacggtgtcacctgccagctcctgtgctacggtgtcatcagccagcccctcctcctgcatgacggtgtcacctgccagctcctgtgctacggtgtcatcagcca cccctcctcctgcatga
- the LOC134460073 gene encoding uncharacterized protein LOC134460073: protein MTVSPASSCATVSSASPSSCVTVSPASPSSCVTVSPASFFSCAMASLASSGSTVSPASFSRSSATVSSTSSSSLAKISLPPAPAPHRYPLLHSAIGQLLLHAVNFLLLLHATSQFLLQGVTSQLLLLRHGVTCLLLLHAVTYCSTGSPASSCSMQSATCSSSTVSPPVPASSQLLRHSVACQLLLLRHGVTCQLLPLLHAVPNQFQLHGVTSHLLLPASRSLQPVPAPRGHQPSSAPALWCLQPAAALRGHQPAPAPAPAPAPWSRRPTPTPVPRCHQPTPPAPAAHCHQPAPTAASRGTWPHFHCVGGGLQRSPAFSKVAWFDTGQSSN, encoded by the coding sequence atgacggtgtcacctgccagctcctgtgctacggtgtcatcagccagcccctcctcctgcgtcacggtgtcaccggccagcccctcctcctgcgtcaCTGTGTCACCAGCCAGCTTCTTCTCCTGCGCCATGGCGTCACTAGCCAGCTCCGGCTCCACAGTGTCACCAGCCAGCTTCTCCCGCTCCAGTGCCACGGTGTCATCTACCAGCTCCTCCTCCCTCGCCAAGATATCATTGCCACCAGCTCCCGCTCCACACCGTTACCCACTGCTCCACAGCGCCATCGGCCAGCTCCTGCTCCACGCAGTCAACTTCCTGCTCCTGTTACACGCCACCAGCCAGTTCCTGCTCCAAggtgtcaccagccagctcctgctcctacgccacggtgtcacctgcctgctcctgctccacgCCGTTACCTACTGCTCCACGGGGTCACCGGCCAGCTCCTGCTCCATGCAGTCAGCTACCTGCTCCAGCTCGACAGTGTCACCTCCAGTTCCGGCCTCCAGCCAGCTCCTGCGCCACAGTGTCGCCTGCCAGCTCCTGCTCCTTCGACATGGTGTGACCTGCcagctcctgcccctgctccacGCTGTCCCCAACCAgttccagctccacggggtcaccagccatcTTCTGCTCCCTGCTTCACGCAGTCTCCAGCCAgttccagctccacggggtcaccagccatcTTCTGCTCCTGCGCTGTGGTGTCTTCAGCCTGCTGCTGCTCTACGgggtcaccagccagctcctgctcctgctcctgctcctgctccttggTCTCGCCGGCCGACTCCCACTCCTGTGCCGCGGTGTCATCAGCCAACTCCGCCTGCTCCTGCGGCGCACTGTCACCAGCCGGCTCCTACTGCTGCTTCTCGGGGTACCTGGCCGCACTTCCACTGCGTGGGAGGTGGACTTCAGAGAAGCCCAGCCTTCAGTAAGGTGGCATGGTTTGATACGGGACAGTCAAGCAACTAG